Proteins encoded within one genomic window of bacterium:
- a CDS encoding tetratricopeptide repeat protein: protein MSTRLEALLHLVQKDENDSFSRYGLAMEYASTGDHAKAVETFNELIRRDPLYHAAYYHLAKTYEALGKVREAFAAYETGILIARKLNNQHAVNELIDARDELRYATEC from the coding sequence ATGAGTACACGACTTGAAGCATTGCTTCATCTTGTTCAAAAAGATGAGAACGATTCTTTTTCCCGATACGGTCTTGCGATGGAATACGCAAGCACCGGCGACCATGCCAAAGCCGTCGAGACGTTTAACGAACTGATCAGGCGCGATCCTCTGTATCATGCAGCCTATTATCACCTTGCAAAAACGTATGAGGCGTTGGGGAAAGTTCGAGAGGCGTTTGCCGCTTACGAAACTGGAATTCTCATAGCCAGGAAACTTAATAATCAACACGCAGTAAATGAATTGATCGACGCAAGAGATGAACTCAGATACGCGACGGAGTGTTAA
- a CDS encoding glucose-6-phosphate isomerase gives MKNIQLDYTYILDFVKEKDILKMQAKVNEVHKVIEDRTGIGNDFLGWLDLPSRVTMSEMDKINKVADDIRKNSDILVVIGIGGSYLGAKSVIDALSHSFHNNLPHKTPQIYFAGQNMSAKYYEDLKEVLMNKRVSVNVISKSGTTTEPALGLRYLRDLMSQNMSNEQVRQRIIATTDKAKGSLKTMADKEGYTQFVIPDDVGGRYSVLTPVGLLPIAAAGIHIGELLQGARDMEKLLKNPDLKSNPAYMYATIRNLMYTNGKAIEILTNFDPSLHYVSEWWKQLFGESEGKDNKSIYPASVDYSTDLHSMGQWVQQGTRNIYETFLWVEKSRGNALVPSLEEDMDGFNFLAGKSFDHVNRKAYEGVTLAHHDGNVPNMTVTLPELNAYYLGQMIYFFEKACAMSGYLLRVNPFDQPGVEAYKTNMFALLGKKGYEEKSKELNAVLAKTERKVV, from the coding sequence GTGAAGAATATTCAATTGGATTACACTTACATTTTGGATTTCGTCAAAGAAAAAGACATTCTGAAAATGCAGGCCAAAGTGAATGAAGTTCATAAGGTCATCGAGGACCGCACGGGGATCGGGAATGATTTTTTGGGATGGCTTGATCTGCCGAGCCGTGTAACTATGTCGGAAATGGACAAGATCAATAAAGTTGCGGATGATATCCGGAAGAATTCGGATATTCTTGTCGTCATCGGCATCGGCGGTTCGTACCTCGGCGCGAAGTCGGTGATCGATGCGCTGTCGCATTCATTCCATAATAATCTGCCGCACAAGACGCCGCAGATCTATTTTGCCGGGCAGAATATGAGCGCGAAATATTATGAAGACCTGAAAGAAGTATTGATGAATAAACGCGTGTCAGTCAACGTGATATCCAAATCCGGCACGACGACGGAACCCGCGCTGGGGTTGCGTTATCTGCGCGACCTGATGAGCCAGAATATGTCGAATGAACAGGTTCGCCAGCGCATCATCGCTACGACCGACAAAGCGAAGGGTTCTCTTAAAACGATGGCAGACAAAGAAGGTTATACGCAATTTGTGATTCCGGATGATGTCGGGGGTAGATATTCCGTACTGACGCCGGTCGGACTTCTGCCGATTGCCGCAGCGGGAATTCATATCGGCGAACTTCTGCAGGGCGCGCGCGATATGGAAAAATTACTGAAGAATCCCGATCTCAAATCGAACCCGGCGTACATGTACGCGACGATACGAAATCTGATGTACACTAACGGCAAAGCCATAGAGATACTCACCAATTTCGATCCGTCTCTTCATTATGTTTCCGAGTGGTGGAAACAACTCTTCGGTGAAAGCGAAGGCAAAGACAATAAGAGCATCTATCCGGCTTCGGTGGATTATTCGACTGATCTGCATTCCATGGGACAGTGGGTCCAGCAAGGAACTAGAAATATTTACGAAACGTTTTTGTGGGTTGAGAAGTCGCGCGGGAATGCGCTGGTGCCTTCATTAGAAGAGGATATGGACGGATTTAATTTCCTGGCCGGTAAATCTTTCGATCATGTTAACCGCAAGGCGTATGAAGGTGTCACCCTCGCGCATCATGACGGTAACGTTCCTAATATGACGGTCACTCTGCCGGAACTGAATGCGTATTATCTCGGACAAATGATCTATTTCTTTGAAAAGGCTTGCGCGATGAGCGGCTATTTGTTGCGCGTCAATCCGTTTGACCAGCCCGGCGTAGAGGCTTATAAGACCAACATGTTTGCGCTGCTCGGGAAAAAAGGATATGAAGAGAAGTCGAAAGAATTGAACGCTGTATTAGCAAAGACGGAAAGAAAAGTAGTATAG
- the gatE gene encoding Glu-tRNA(Gln) amidotransferase subunit GatE, which yields MSQPFDPEQNYEKTKEAIGYVSRKDATQADYSRIGFMSGLEVHQQLLTERKLFCRCPAGKFNPHDDYDAEIVRHMRPTLSELGEYDGTALMEFKTRKNIIYRIKNETACTYEVDDTPPFSIDLKALDIALEISILNKMNIVGEVHITRKQYLDGSIPTGFQRTAIIGVGGKIQLKNKVVNLIQLSIEEDSCREISDIGHVRVYKTDRLGMPLIETVTHADFKNPDEVKEGADYIRFLNRSTGKVRTGIGSTRADVNVSCKDGTRVEIKGVAHTNWMPELTHNESFRQFALLHVKNLLNAKISGVNQWKINSVKLNPDEFDFSYVPLQHAKTNKLEITALRLPWFKGILSHFTQPKQVFADEISTRLKVIACIEKPNMIHSENFRKRITDQDSEKISKILSCANDDAWIVLWGPKEDMPTAIETVEERCRMAFKGVPNETRKGLADGTSIFERVLPGADRMYPDTDSAPIPLKNESIEDIRKHIPVDVFDRIQQLRSWNVPEDTFTYILKKNLVPLIEKIYDEIGINHRFSGAFIGHTMKFIENHYAATKDFSYEKIFDLFKFLKERDMELNIAGKMLVEYYQHPKLDFDSVLSTIRYKPVPKEEITELIPFMATKFTQINNSKVHDAAGRWIMGQLRKMALGNMSLPELSAKVSEENSRH from the coding sequence ATGAGCCAGCCTTTTGACCCGGAACAGAATTACGAGAAAACGAAAGAAGCCATCGGCTACGTCAGCAGGAAGGACGCCACACAAGCAGACTACAGCCGAATCGGATTCATGTCGGGCTTGGAAGTTCATCAGCAATTATTGACCGAACGCAAACTCTTTTGCCGCTGCCCCGCCGGAAAATTTAATCCCCATGATGATTATGATGCAGAGATAGTCAGGCACATGCGCCCGACGCTGAGCGAACTTGGGGAGTATGACGGTACGGCGCTGATGGAATTCAAAACGCGAAAAAATATTATTTACCGCATAAAGAATGAAACCGCCTGTACGTATGAAGTAGATGATACGCCGCCCTTTTCAATTGACTTAAAAGCGCTGGACATTGCATTGGAAATATCTATTCTAAATAAAATGAATATTGTCGGCGAAGTGCACATCACCCGCAAACAATATCTTGACGGAAGTATTCCGACCGGATTTCAACGCACGGCGATCATCGGTGTCGGCGGAAAGATCCAATTGAAAAATAAGGTTGTGAATCTTATCCAATTGAGTATTGAAGAGGATTCATGCCGTGAAATTTCCGACATCGGCCATGTTCGAGTTTACAAAACCGACCGCCTCGGGATGCCTTTGATCGAAACAGTAACCCACGCGGATTTTAAAAATCCAGATGAAGTAAAAGAAGGCGCGGACTACATTCGTTTTCTGAATAGAAGCACCGGAAAAGTGCGAACCGGAATTGGTTCCACCAGAGCGGACGTCAATGTGAGCTGCAAAGACGGGACACGCGTGGAAATAAAGGGCGTTGCTCATACGAATTGGATGCCGGAACTGACACATAACGAATCATTCAGGCAATTTGCATTGCTGCATGTTAAGAACCTGTTGAATGCAAAAATCAGTGGTGTTAATCAATGGAAAATAAATTCGGTGAAACTCAATCCTGACGAATTTGATTTTAGTTATGTGCCGCTTCAGCATGCAAAAACTAATAAGCTGGAAATCACGGCCCTCCGGTTGCCCTGGTTCAAAGGCATTCTATCCCATTTCACACAGCCAAAACAAGTTTTTGCAGATGAGATTTCCACCAGGCTGAAAGTCATTGCCTGTATAGAAAAACCCAATATGATCCATTCGGAGAATTTTCGAAAGCGAATTACCGACCAGGACTCCGAAAAGATCTCTAAAATTCTTTCCTGCGCAAATGACGACGCATGGATCGTATTGTGGGGCCCAAAAGAAGATATGCCTACGGCAATTGAAACGGTGGAAGAGCGTTGTCGAATGGCATTCAAGGGGGTTCCCAATGAGACACGGAAAGGTCTGGCGGACGGGACCAGTATTTTTGAACGGGTATTGCCTGGCGCTGACCGCATGTATCCCGACACCGATTCTGCTCCGATACCATTGAAAAACGAAAGCATTGAAGATATCAGAAAACATATTCCTGTCGATGTGTTTGACCGTATTCAGCAGTTACGATCATGGAATGTGCCGGAGGATACGTTTACTTATATTCTAAAAAAAAATCTCGTGCCTCTGATCGAAAAAATTTATGACGAGATCGGGATCAACCATCGGTTTTCGGGTGCGTTCATCGGGCATACAATGAAGTTCATCGAAAATCACTATGCGGCTACTAAGGATTTCAGCTACGAAAAAATATTTGACCTGTTCAAATTTCTCAAAGAGCGGGATATGGAACTAAACATTGCCGGAAAAATGTTGGTCGAATATTATCAGCATCCGAAATTAGACTTTGATTCTGTTCTTTCCACTATACGCTATAAGCCGGTTCCCAAAGAAGAGATCACCGAATTGATTCCGTTCATGGCAACCAAATTTACACAGATAAATAATTCAAAAGTTCACGACGCCGCCGGCAGGTGGATCATGGGACAATTAAGAAAGATGGCTCTGGGTAATATGAGTCTGCCGGAATTGAGCGCAAAAGTTTCAGAAGAAAATTCAAGACACTAA
- a CDS encoding CBS domain-containing protein: MANQHELDDELVHMDELQRELDKHEINIEDFDQPIGVLEPPAPLIVHSGSLLKNAVKLMAEHNVGCVTVVQDRKLIGILTERHLLYRIADQCPDYEKDVVDDYMRKDPVCLKLTDPVREAVKIFREHEVRHIAIVNNNNEPIGHTSVKGMIDYIVGFFSEEVLNLPPHPIRIGDKHADGA; encoded by the coding sequence ATGGCAAATCAACACGAATTGGACGATGAGTTGGTTCATATGGACGAACTTCAACGCGAACTCGATAAACACGAAATTAACATCGAGGATTTTGACCAGCCGATCGGCGTTCTGGAACCCCCGGCGCCCTTGATCGTACATTCCGGCAGCCTCCTGAAAAACGCGGTTAAACTCATGGCGGAGCATAACGTCGGCTGCGTGACGGTCGTGCAGGATAGGAAGCTCATTGGCATACTAACCGAGCGTCATCTGCTTTACAGGATCGCCGATCAATGTCCTGATTATGAGAAAGATGTTGTGGACGATTACATGCGTAAAGATCCCGTCTGTCTGAAACTCACCGATCCGGTGCGGGAGGCAGTCAAAATATTTCGTGAACACGAAGTGCGCCACATTGCTATTGTGAATAATAATAACGAGCCGATCGGGCATACTTCGGTGAAGGGCATGATCGATTACATCGTAGGGTTTTTTTCAGAAGAGGTGCTCAATTTGCCGCCGCACCCGATACGAATCGGCGATAAACACGCTGATGGAGCGTAG
- a CDS encoding CBS domain-containing protein, with translation MNASLIKSKVGSLDPKKPFYLSADASVKDAVKSMKEHQMGCVLIKDGEKWAGILTERDVLRSLSRNVDLRNIKVAELMDDDPNYLYDDDSAAYALNEMSVGGHRSLSVLGKDNKPNGILTIEHILDHIIDRLNF, from the coding sequence ATGAACGCAAGTCTGATAAAATCAAAAGTGGGGTCATTGGATCCGAAAAAACCATTTTATCTAAGCGCAGACGCTTCAGTCAAGGATGCAGTCAAAAGCATGAAAGAGCATCAGATGGGATGCGTTTTGATCAAAGACGGTGAAAAATGGGCTGGTATTCTGACGGAACGCGATGTGCTGCGCAGTTTATCCCGCAACGTTGATCTCCGGAATATTAAAGTTGCCGAACTGATGGATGACGATCCGAATTATCTTTATGATGACGATTCTGCAGCGTATGCGCTGAATGAGATGTCCGTTGGCGGTCATCGCAGTCTTTCCGTTCTGGGAAAGGATAATAAACCCAATGGTATTCTGACGATCGAACATATTCTCGATCACATCATTGACAGATTGAATTTTTAA
- a CDS encoding FAD:protein FMN transferase gives MKTNDSAKWDRRRFLKTGAGALFLVAGAGLGPVLFRNRRVYSMSKSLMGTIGEIQVVHDDEFLALRAIEMAFEELNRIEKQLTYFSDDSEIGRINRFGASQDINLSRETAELIARALQWSHATRGCFEPGLGKVSALWDVKHRSEPPQEEQWIRLAGRHFSKKISLTQNEKFSTIRLLTEDVKIDLGGIGKGYAADRAMDILKEEGIDQALVNLGGDIVALGGKSESDGWRVGVKNPEAPHDIIEVLTLRNQAVATSGTYEQYFLSKGHVYHHLIDPKLAMPGNSTFESLTVIGNNCRDADALATGLFFVSDAEKKQILEDHTEGFEFMRFGA, from the coding sequence ATGAAAACCAATGACAGCGCAAAGTGGGATAGAAGAAGGTTTTTAAAAACCGGGGCCGGCGCCTTGTTCCTTGTTGCCGGCGCGGGACTGGGGCCGGTACTATTTCGTAACCGCAGAGTCTACAGCATGTCCAAAAGTCTGATGGGCACCATCGGTGAAATACAGGTCGTGCATGACGACGAATTTCTGGCATTGCGTGCTATTGAAATGGCTTTTGAAGAATTAAATCGAATTGAAAAGCAGTTGACCTATTTTTCGGACGATAGCGAGATCGGCCGCATCAACCGGTTTGGCGCATCTCAGGATATTAATCTTTCTCGTGAAACTGCAGAACTCATCGCGCGCGCGCTACAGTGGTCTCACGCCACACGCGGATGTTTTGAACCGGGGCTTGGCAAGGTCAGCGCACTTTGGGATGTCAAGCACCGGTCGGAACCGCCGCAGGAGGAGCAGTGGATAAGACTTGCCGGCAGGCATTTCAGCAAAAAGATATCTTTGACTCAAAATGAAAAATTTTCAACGATTCGACTACTCACCGAAGACGTTAAAATCGATCTTGGAGGTATCGGCAAAGGATATGCCGCCGACCGTGCCATGGATATATTAAAAGAAGAGGGCATCGATCAGGCGCTAGTGAATCTGGGCGGAGATATTGTTGCGCTGGGAGGAAAATCGGAAAGTGATGGCTGGCGCGTCGGAGTAAAAAATCCGGAAGCGCCACATGATATCATAGAAGTACTAACCCTGCGAAACCAGGCCGTTGCCACGTCCGGGACATACGAACAGTATTTTCTCTCCAAAGGACATGTTTATCATCACCTGATCGATCCGAAACTGGCGATGCCTGGCAATTCGACATTTGAAAGCCTGACGGTCATTGGCAATAATTGCCGTGACGCGGACGCATTGGCAACGGGACTGTTTTTTGTTTCTGATGCCGAGAAGAAACAAATTTTAGAAGATCACACGGAGGGATTTGAATTCATGCGGTTTGGCGCATAA
- a CDS encoding RnfABCDGE type electron transport complex subunit A — protein sequence MGDLLWIFISALLINNFTLSSFLGICPFLGVSDRVDTALRMGLANIFVMLITAISAWALNTFVLIYAPYLRLISFIIVIASTVQFVEMVIKKFSPDLFKALGIFLPLITTNCAILGLALFQTTKEYGLVQSLFYALGGGGGMTLALVIMAGIREEARILDIPRVVHGTALSLIVAGILSMAFMGFAGLFSSK from the coding sequence ATGGGTGATCTGTTATGGATTTTTATATCTGCGCTACTGATCAATAATTTTACGCTGAGCAGTTTTCTTGGAATTTGCCCGTTTCTCGGCGTTTCGGATCGTGTCGATACCGCGCTTCGGATGGGCCTTGCAAATATCTTCGTCATGCTCATTACTGCGATCAGCGCATGGGCATTAAATACCTTCGTACTTATTTATGCGCCTTATCTAAGGTTGATCAGTTTTATTATTGTGATCGCCAGTACGGTGCAATTCGTGGAAATGGTCATCAAGAAATTCAGCCCGGACCTATTTAAGGCGTTGGGAATTTTTCTGCCGCTCATTACGACCAACTGCGCTATACTTGGCCTTGCCCTGTTTCAGACAACGAAAGAATACGGACTGGTTCAGAGTTTATTTTACGCATTGGGCGGCGGCGGGGGCATGACGCTGGCACTCGTGATCATGGCTGGAATTCGTGAAGAAGCGCGCATTCTTGATATTCCTCGGGTGGTGCATGGAACGGCTCTGAGTTTGATCGTCGCGGGAATATTGTCGATGGCTTTCATGGGTTTTGCCGGGTTATTTAGTTCGAAATAA
- a CDS encoding electron transport complex subunit E: protein MNAIEQSGRAYQELIKGIWKENPIFVSVLGMCPTLAVTNSAINGLAMGLATTFVLIGSSLLVSLMRKWIPKQVRITTYIVIIATFVSTVDLALEAFFPKIHKELGAFIALIVVNCVILGRQEAFASKNPPWLSFLDALGMSIGFIIALLMLGGIREILGNGSFFDVSLFGNHFEPWVIMILPPGGFLLLGFLLLFFNWLKAVRLDRAKLEAEKVKVQHG from the coding sequence ATGAATGCGATAGAACAAAGCGGCCGCGCCTATCAGGAACTCATCAAAGGAATATGGAAAGAAAATCCGATCTTTGTTAGCGTACTCGGTATGTGCCCGACGCTTGCGGTGACGAATTCCGCCATCAACGGCCTCGCCATGGGGTTAGCGACGACGTTTGTTCTGATCGGATCGTCTTTATTGGTCTCGCTTATGAGAAAATGGATTCCGAAGCAGGTTCGCATCACCACGTATATTGTGATCATAGCAACTTTTGTATCTACCGTGGATCTTGCGCTTGAAGCATTTTTCCCAAAAATACATAAGGAACTCGGCGCTTTCATTGCGCTCATCGTGGTGAATTGCGTCATATTAGGAAGGCAAGAGGCATTTGCATCAAAAAATCCGCCATGGCTTTCTTTTCTTGATGCGTTGGGTATGAGTATTGGTTTTATTATCGCTCTTTTGATGCTTGGCGGTATCCGTGAAATTCTTGGGAACGGCTCTTTCTTTGACGTGTCGCTTTTTGGAAATCATTTTGAACCTTGGGTGATTATGATTCTGCCGCCCGGCGGATTTTTATTGTTAGGATTTTTGCTGCTATTCTTCAATTGGCTGAAAGCGGTTCGCCTGGATCGCGCGAAATTGGAGGCAGAGAAAGTAAAGGTGCAGCATGGGTGA
- a CDS encoding FMN-binding protein: protein MNNQPVHTEIPIVSSAEPSSLRLIMTLGIAGFFSGLILVSAYVFTLPLIERNKEEALQAAIYRVLPGCSSYDAMILKNGELVKQDKNAAGQSVSRIFLGYNDSGTVIGFAIPASEPGFVDVIRLLYGFEGIGKVIVGFEVLDSKETPGLGDRIFKDKHFVSNFTALAVEPDLEAVKTGAKVKPNQVETITGATISSKAVIRALQKSLKEWRSAIDAYVQKNQLTYNQRP, encoded by the coding sequence ATGAATAATCAGCCGGTACATACGGAAATTCCGATAGTCTCTTCTGCGGAGCCGAGTTCACTACGATTGATCATGACGCTGGGAATTGCCGGATTTTTTTCAGGTCTCATTCTCGTTTCAGCGTACGTTTTTACGTTGCCGCTGATCGAAAGGAATAAAGAGGAGGCACTGCAGGCCGCGATCTATCGGGTATTGCCGGGCTGCAGCAGCTACGATGCGATGATTTTGAAAAACGGTGAATTGGTTAAACAGGATAAAAATGCGGCGGGCCAGAGTGTATCACGGATATTTTTGGGTTACAATGACAGCGGAACTGTCATAGGCTTTGCGATACCGGCAAGCGAACCGGGTTTTGTGGACGTGATCAGGCTTCTCTACGGTTTTGAAGGTATCGGAAAAGTCATTGTGGGATTTGAAGTTCTTGACAGCAAGGAAACACCCGGACTCGGAGATCGGATTTTTAAGGACAAACATTTTGTTTCCAATTTTACTGCACTGGCAGTTGAGCCTGATCTCGAAGCCGTAAAAACCGGCGCGAAAGTAAAACCTAATCAGGTGGAGACCATTACGGGCGCGACAATTTCATCCAAAGCGGTGATTCGCGCCCTGCAAAAATCACTTAAAGAGTGGCGTTCAGCCATTGATGCGTACGTTCAGAAAAACCAATTAACCTACAACCAAAGACCATGA
- a CDS encoding RnfABCDGE type electron transport complex subunit D gives MEERSKLSLSTSPFLHDQDTTPWIMYQVVFALVPVIGTAFYFFGLSVILLCVTTVTSCFAAEWFFTNEKPRTKSIKDGSTLITGLLLALCLPPGFPLWMAFLGGFAAIVIGKIIWGGIGQNVFNPALVGRAFLQAAFPTAITTWSAPGGNLFAARGTNLALPFFQGESLDAVTSATPLSLMKFQHESTELFKLMIGNTGGSLGETSGMIILLAGIYLASKKIFNWHIPVSILASTIVMSGILFLVDPTVYPAPLQMVFSGGLLLGAIFMATDPVTSPFTIKGIWIFGAGIGFLVVLIRVFGGLPEGVMYAILLMNSVTPLINRVTRYRVYGTN, from the coding sequence ATGGAAGAGCGTTCCAAATTATCCCTTTCGACATCGCCGTTTCTTCATGATCAGGACACGACGCCGTGGATTATGTACCAGGTTGTCTTTGCGTTAGTTCCCGTGATCGGCACGGCGTTTTATTTTTTTGGACTCAGCGTCATATTGTTATGCGTAACGACCGTGACTTCATGCTTCGCCGCAGAATGGTTCTTCACCAACGAAAAGCCGCGAACAAAATCTATTAAGGACGGGAGCACATTGATCACTGGCCTTTTGCTGGCGCTTTGTCTGCCGCCGGGGTTTCCTTTGTGGATGGCTTTTTTGGGCGGTTTTGCCGCCATTGTCATTGGAAAAATTATATGGGGCGGCATCGGCCAAAATGTTTTTAATCCGGCGCTGGTCGGCCGCGCTTTTTTGCAAGCGGCATTCCCGACGGCGATCACGACATGGTCTGCCCCGGGCGGAAATCTTTTCGCCGCAAGAGGAACGAATCTCGCATTGCCTTTTTTTCAGGGGGAGAGCCTTGACGCCGTGACGAGCGCAACGCCTCTTTCCTTGATGAAATTTCAACATGAATCCACGGAGCTGTTTAAATTGATGATCGGTAATACCGGCGGATCGCTTGGCGAGACGTCAGGAATGATCATATTGCTTGCCGGGATCTATCTCGCTTCAAAAAAAATATTTAATTGGCATATTCCTGTTTCCATACTTGCGTCAACGATTGTTATGTCCGGAATTTTGTTTTTAGTTGATCCCACCGTATATCCGGCGCCGTTGCAAATGGTGTTTTCTGGCGGGTTATTGCTCGGCGCAATATTTATGGCCACGGATCCGGTGACCTCGCCATTTACAATCAAAGGCATTTGGATTTTCGGAGCGGGAATAGGGTTTTTGGTTGTTCTGATCCGTGTTTTCGGAGGACTGCCGGAAGGCGTGATGTATGCCATTTTACTGATGAATTCGGTTACGCCTCTAATAAATCGCGTAACAAGATACCGCGTTTACGGAACAAATTAA